One window of Leptotrichia sp. oral taxon 498 genomic DNA carries:
- a CDS encoding type II secretion system protein — protein MNGRIVKFKSEKTFGKKAKKGFTLIEVILVVAIITIISAIAIPQVGKYLNKANRSKVIGAISELNNTTTSWSIDHSGDAPKNLQDILTEQGNLNKLGIGLDSSGKFKIGNIQGQIIYQNGEIYAKIAANSKAFPGEEIKR, from the coding sequence ATGAATGGGAGAATTGTAAAGTTTAAAAGTGAAAAAACCTTTGGAAAAAAAGCAAAAAAAGGTTTTACGCTTATTGAAGTGATATTGGTCGTGGCAATTATTACGATAATTTCTGCGATTGCAATACCGCAAGTTGGAAAATATTTGAATAAAGCTAATAGGAGTAAAGTTATTGGGGCAATTTCCGAGTTAAATAACACGACAACATCTTGGAGTATTGACCACAGCGGAGATGCACCGAAAAATTTGCAGGATATTTTGACGGAGCAAGGAAATTTGAATAAACTTGGAATTGGGCTGGATAGCAGCGGAAAATTTAAAATTGGGAATATTCAAGGTCAAATAATCTATCAGAATGGAGAAATTTATGCTAAGATCGCTGCAAATAGCAAGGCTTTTCCTGGAGAAGAGATAAAAAGATGA
- a CDS encoding ABC transporter substrate-binding protein/permease has translation MKKRTLVLVSLVLTILIFFTACGKKEVKNPNAKTGKKYIIAVDLIYPPFSFKENNVDKGIDVDLMKAVAKTQGFEVEIQPMDFGGIIPAMESGQIDGAIAGANITEERKKVVDFSDPYYDTGIVAIIHRDNNTIKTGKDLVGKRLAVKSGTAGERYVQENLKGKSEVRIYDDTVSMLKAVENKQADAGFEDLPVVLYTLNQDPDTQLKVGTGKLTNVGNGFMVKKGTHKELLEEFNKGLKTLRQNGEYQKIVDRYTKGGKTVEKGGIAGVIDSYRGILTGYGLKFLRGLAITIYITVVSLFFATLIGLGIGYLNFVPTDKKGFHSKMIKVSQFLGKEYIDLIRGTPLMVQTIFFYFGVVPLLPKLLKLTFHLSSEPGMLSPEISGIIIIALNAGAFLAEIFRGGIQAIDKGQMEAARSLGLSFNKSMTKVILPQAIKNMIPAILNQFISSLKDTSLLVVIGVADLMKEGQVAYKTNFKTFETMLIVAAIYYIVIKLLSKLFKKVEDKLKV, from the coding sequence ATGAAAAAAAGGACATTAGTTTTAGTGTCGCTCGTATTGACAATTTTAATATTTTTTACAGCTTGTGGGAAAAAAGAAGTGAAAAATCCAAATGCAAAGACAGGTAAAAAATATATTATTGCAGTAGATCTGATTTATCCGCCGTTTTCTTTTAAGGAGAACAATGTGGATAAGGGAATTGATGTTGATTTGATGAAGGCGGTGGCAAAAACTCAAGGATTTGAAGTGGAAATTCAGCCGATGGATTTTGGAGGAATTATTCCTGCGATGGAATCTGGGCAAATTGATGGTGCGATTGCGGGAGCGAATATTACTGAGGAGAGAAAAAAGGTTGTTGATTTTTCTGATCCATATTACGATACAGGAATTGTTGCGATAATTCATAGAGATAATAATACGATAAAAACTGGAAAAGATTTGGTTGGAAAAAGACTTGCGGTTAAAAGTGGAACTGCAGGGGAAAGATATGTTCAAGAAAATTTGAAGGGAAAATCTGAAGTAAGAATTTATGATGACACAGTTTCAATGTTAAAGGCGGTTGAAAATAAACAGGCTGATGCGGGATTTGAAGATTTACCGGTAGTTTTGTACACTTTGAATCAAGATCCAGATACACAGTTAAAAGTTGGAACTGGAAAGCTGACAAATGTTGGAAATGGATTTATGGTAAAAAAGGGGACTCACAAAGAGTTGCTGGAAGAGTTTAATAAAGGTTTGAAGACTTTAAGACAAAATGGCGAATATCAAAAAATTGTGGATAGATACACTAAAGGTGGAAAAACTGTGGAAAAAGGCGGAATTGCTGGAGTTATTGATTCTTACAGGGGAATTTTGACTGGTTACGGACTGAAATTTTTAAGAGGACTTGCGATTACCATCTATATCACAGTTGTTTCGTTATTTTTTGCAACATTGATTGGTTTAGGAATAGGATATTTAAATTTTGTGCCGACGGATAAAAAAGGTTTTCACTCGAAAATGATAAAAGTTTCGCAATTTTTAGGAAAAGAATATATTGATTTAATAAGAGGAACGCCACTTATGGTTCAGACAATATTCTTTTATTTCGGAGTTGTGCCGCTGCTTCCAAAACTTTTAAAATTGACATTTCATTTGAGCAGTGAGCCAGGAATGCTTTCTCCTGAAATTTCAGGGATAATTATAATCGCACTAAATGCTGGAGCATTTTTAGCTGAAATTTTTAGAGGCGGAATACAGGCGATAGACAAAGGACAAATGGAGGCGGCTAGAAGTTTGGGGCTTTCTTTTAACAAGTCTATGACTAAAGTAATTTTGCCACAGGCTATTAAAAATATGATTCCTGCCATTTTAAATCAGTTTATAAGTTCACTAAAAGACACTTCCTTATTAGTTGTAATTGGAGTGGCAGATTTGATGAAAGAAGGGCAAGTTGCTTATAAAACTAATTTTAAAACATTTGAAACGATGCTTATAGTTGCGGCAATTTACTATATAGTAATTAAATTATTGTCTAAATTGTTCAAGAAAGTGGAGGATAAGTTAAAAGTATGA
- a CDS encoding amino acid ABC transporter ATP-binding protein: MIKVENLKKQYGDNVVLKDISLYVEKGEAISVIGPSGSGKSTFLRCINGLEELSDGHICVDEFDLADKNLNIDKFREKVGMVFQNFNLFPHLTVLQNITLAPVTLKKAAKPEAVKLGKELLEKVGLLDKADVYPSSLSGGQKQRVAIARALAMKPEALLFDEPTSALDPEMVGEVLKVMKDLAKEGMTMIVVTHEMGFAREVCDRVIFMADGEIVEQGKPEEVFLNPKNERTQNFLKVL; the protein is encoded by the coding sequence ATGATTAAAGTAGAAAATTTGAAAAAACAGTATGGAGATAATGTTGTTTTAAAAGATATAAGCCTTTATGTAGAAAAAGGGGAAGCGATAAGTGTGATTGGGCCGTCAGGTTCGGGGAAAAGTACATTTTTAAGATGTATAAATGGGCTTGAAGAACTATCTGACGGACATATTTGCGTGGATGAATTTGACCTTGCGGATAAAAATTTGAACATTGACAAATTTCGTGAAAAAGTTGGAATGGTTTTTCAAAATTTTAATTTATTTCCACATTTAACAGTTTTGCAAAATATAACTTTAGCTCCAGTAACGCTAAAAAAAGCGGCAAAGCCAGAAGCTGTAAAATTGGGAAAAGAACTGCTTGAAAAAGTTGGACTTTTAGATAAAGCCGATGTTTATCCATCAAGTTTGTCTGGTGGGCAAAAACAAAGAGTGGCAATTGCAAGAGCTCTCGCTATGAAACCGGAAGCATTACTGTTTGATGAGCCAACAAGTGCATTAGATCCTGAGATGGTTGGAGAAGTTTTGAAAGTTATGAAGGATTTGGCTAAAGAAGGAATGACAATGATTGTCGTGACGCATGAAATGGGATTTGCAAGGGAAGTTTGTGACAGAGTCATTTTTATGGCTGACGGTGAAATTGTGGAGCAGGGAAAACCTGAAGAAGTGTTTTTGAATCCGAAAAATGAGAGAACTCAGAATTTTTTGAAAGTTTTATAA
- a CDS encoding NAD(P)/FAD-dependent oxidoreductase has product MSMVNVVDLICIGRGRVENLLEKIFNKKNVRGKEMLKINNIKMPVKHNENDLKNVVCKLYKINKNEIKSFEIAGQAIDARKKNNVVFVYAVNIELENEKKFENIKNIKKFEKQIYSISKIENFSENEKIKRPVVVGSGPAGIFAGLVMAEAGLKPIIIEQGKNVDERKKDVYNFFKTRKLNKYSNVQFGEGGAGTFSDGKLNTNTNNFRMQKIYDELILAGAEKKISYMSKPHIGTDKLIGIMKNIRKKIESLGGEYRFCTKLTKINYENNKLKEIEVEDLENEKKYTISTNIAVLAIGHSARETFYMLNEQKVQMERKIFSVGVRIEHKQSMINRAQYGKFADKLPSAEYKLNVKTSNGRGVYTFCMCPGGVVVPSASEENRLVVNGMSYSKRNLENANSAILVNVFPDDFEGNSVLAGIEFQRKLEEKAFILGGSDYKAPVQLFGDFLNNKVSKKLGNVKPSYLADYKFADLNQIFPEYINSSLKEGITLMDKKIKGFANYDAILTGVESRSSSPVKIPRNEKFFANIEGIMPCGEGAGYAGGIMSAAVDGVKCAEFVVEYFKDLMSK; this is encoded by the coding sequence ATGTCTATGGTGAATGTGGTGGATTTAATCTGCATTGGGCGTGGGCGAGTGGAAAATTTGCTGGAGAAAATATTTAATAAAAAAAATGTGAGAGGAAAAGAAATGCTTAAAATTAATAATATAAAAATGCCTGTAAAACACAACGAGAACGACTTAAAAAATGTTGTCTGCAAACTTTATAAAATTAATAAAAATGAGATAAAAAGTTTTGAAATTGCAGGACAGGCAATTGACGCTAGAAAAAAAAATAATGTTGTCTTTGTCTATGCTGTAAATATCGAGCTTGAAAACGAAAAAAAATTTGAAAATATTAAAAATATAAAAAAATTTGAAAAACAAATTTATTCTATTTCAAAAATAGAAAATTTTTCTGAAAATGAGAAAATAAAAAGACCCGTTGTAGTTGGAAGCGGACCTGCTGGAATTTTTGCGGGACTTGTGATGGCTGAAGCTGGGCTTAAACCGATTATTATTGAGCAGGGAAAAAATGTCGACGAGAGAAAAAAAGATGTCTACAATTTTTTTAAGACAAGAAAATTGAATAAATATTCAAATGTACAATTTGGTGAAGGTGGAGCTGGCACTTTTTCTGACGGAAAATTAAACACTAACACGAATAATTTTAGAATGCAAAAAATTTATGATGAGCTGATTTTAGCAGGAGCCGAGAAAAAAATAAGTTACATGTCAAAACCGCACATTGGAACGGACAAACTTATTGGAATTATGAAAAATATCAGAAAAAAAATTGAAAGCCTCGGCGGAGAATATAGATTTTGCACAAAACTTACAAAAATTAATTACGAAAACAATAAATTAAAAGAAATCGAAGTTGAAGATTTAGAAAATGAAAAGAAATACACTATCTCAACGAATATCGCAGTTTTAGCGATTGGACATAGCGCAAGAGAAACATTTTATATGTTAAATGAACAAAAAGTCCAAATGGAGCGAAAAATTTTTTCTGTGGGAGTTAGAATCGAACACAAGCAAAGTATGATAAATAGAGCTCAATACGGAAAATTTGCTGATAAGTTGCCATCTGCCGAGTACAAATTAAATGTCAAAACTTCTAATGGAAGAGGAGTTTACACTTTTTGCATGTGTCCCGGCGGAGTTGTAGTACCGTCTGCAAGTGAAGAAAATAGGTTAGTTGTAAATGGAATGAGTTATTCTAAAAGAAATTTAGAAAACGCAAATTCGGCAATTTTAGTAAATGTTTTTCCAGATGATTTTGAAGGAAATTCAGTTCTTGCTGGAATTGAGTTTCAGCGAAAATTGGAAGAAAAAGCCTTTATTCTTGGTGGAAGTGACTACAAAGCTCCCGTTCAGCTATTTGGAGATTTTTTAAATAACAAAGTTTCAAAAAAATTGGGAAATGTAAAGCCAAGTTACCTTGCAGATTACAAATTTGCCGACTTAAATCAGATTTTTCCTGAATATATAAACTCTTCTCTAAAAGAAGGAATAACGCTTATGGACAAAAAAATAAAAGGATTTGCAAATTATGACGCCATTTTAACTGGTGTAGAAAGTAGAAGTTCATCTCCTGTAAAAATTCCAAGAAATGAAAAATTTTTTGCCAATATCGAAGGAATTATGCCTTGTGGAGAAGGTGCTGGATATGCTGGTGGAATAATGTCTGCTGCCGTTGATGGAGTGAAATGTGCTGAATTTGTTGTGGAATATTTTAAAGATTTGATGAGTAAATAA
- a CDS encoding aminoacetone oxidase family FAD-binding enzyme, whose protein sequence is MKTEVTVIGGGAAGLMAAITAKKNGRDVVILERKDRILKKVLVTGNGRCNLSNVNATNENYFGIEKQKQDINHILNNFLPTDVIDFFENKVGIICNEESRGKLYPLSGQAASIVDGLRFYAQNLRIPIYTDFYVTKVTKEMFEFKIFSEDKRQINSKKIILATGGISYPELGSNGSGYQIAENFGHSLTKLVPTIVQLKTEKHKIKGLRGIKLDAKVSAFGKNEDKFEKICTYEGELLFTDYGISGNVVFNISFVFPLYKEVEFEVDFMPKFDYNNLFTILKKRREILKNMTMEQYFNGMINKKLGQFLTKMSGIPKLSKNISELTDNEIKKICTTLKKYKIKILDTNGFKNAQVTAGGIPLSEINLENLESKKTKGLYFAGEVMDVYGECGGFNLHWAWASGKFAGENI, encoded by the coding sequence TTGAAAACAGAAGTAACTGTTATTGGCGGTGGAGCAGCTGGACTTATGGCAGCGATCACTGCTAAAAAAAATGGAAGAGATGTCGTTATTTTAGAGCGAAAAGATAGAATTTTGAAAAAAGTTTTGGTCACGGGAAATGGACGATGTAATTTGAGTAATGTCAATGCAACAAATGAAAATTACTTTGGGATTGAAAAACAAAAACAGGATATAAATCATATTTTAAATAATTTTTTGCCAACTGATGTAATTGACTTTTTTGAAAATAAAGTTGGAATCATTTGCAACGAAGAAAGTCGTGGAAAACTTTATCCACTTAGTGGACAAGCGGCATCAATTGTAGATGGACTCAGATTTTATGCACAAAACCTTAGAATTCCTATTTATACGGATTTTTATGTCACAAAAGTCACAAAAGAAATGTTTGAATTTAAAATTTTTTCCGAAGATAAAAGACAAATTAACTCGAAAAAAATAATTCTTGCAACGGGTGGGATTTCTTACCCTGAACTTGGCTCAAATGGAAGCGGCTACCAAATTGCAGAAAATTTTGGTCACAGTTTAACAAAACTTGTACCAACAATTGTTCAGCTAAAAACTGAAAAGCACAAAATAAAAGGACTGCGTGGAATAAAATTAGATGCAAAAGTCAGCGCTTTTGGAAAAAATGAAGATAAATTTGAGAAAATTTGTACCTATGAAGGAGAGCTGCTATTTACTGATTACGGAATTTCGGGAAATGTCGTCTTTAATATTTCTTTTGTTTTTCCGCTTTACAAAGAAGTTGAATTTGAAGTTGATTTTATGCCAAAATTTGATTATAATAATCTTTTTACAATTTTGAAAAAAAGAAGGGAAATACTAAAAAATATGACAATGGAGCAATATTTTAATGGAATGATTAACAAAAAATTAGGTCAATTTTTGACTAAAATGTCGGGAATTCCAAAATTGTCAAAAAATATTTCAGAACTTACCGACAATGAAATAAAAAAAATATGCACTACTCTAAAAAAATATAAAATAAAAATATTGGATACAAACGGCTTTAAAAACGCACAAGTTACCGCCGGCGGAATTCCTTTGAGCGAAATAAATCTAGAAAATTTGGAATCAAAAAAAACAAAAGGGCTTTATTTTGCTGGAGAAGTTATGGATGTCTATGGTGAATGTGGTGGATTTAATCTGCATTGGGCGTGGGCGAGTGGAAAATTTGCTGGAGAAAATATTTAA
- a CDS encoding prepilin peptidase, giving the protein MIYDRDILFLVLIGLFSAVKFNDLGNYYLGASGYLMPLLALYILEDYFKKSLIGFGDVKLMMGIGGLFRYSGVENIFKFYTMLYIFSGIVVLFLLFFKKLQKCEYIPFAPFIIASYIFFNHFKIFFG; this is encoded by the coding sequence CTGATATATGACAGGGATATTTTATTTTTAGTTCTAATAGGATTATTTTCTGCTGTTAAATTTAATGATCTGGGAAATTATTATTTGGGAGCGAGTGGCTATTTAATGCCGTTGTTGGCACTTTATATTTTGGAAGATTATTTTAAAAAAAGTTTGATTGGCTTTGGAGATGTGAAGCTTATGATGGGAATAGGAGGGTTGTTTCGATACAGCGGAGTCGAAAATATTTTTAAGTTCTATACAATGTTGTATATATTTTCAGGAATTGTCGTATTATTTTTACTTTTTTTTAAAAAACTTCAAAAATGTGAATATATTCCGTTTGCACCATTTATTATTGCAAG